One window from the genome of Oryctolagus cuniculus chromosome 1, mOryCun1.1, whole genome shotgun sequence encodes:
- the LOC138846043 gene encoding cytochrome c oxidase subunit 7C, mitochondrial-like: MHQESCRIPAQQVALGSLLLGMNTSRSSDSAVLGQSIWRLTSSVVCRSPCEEGSGRNLPFSVEKQWRLPVMMTLHLGSAFAAPFFLVPHHLLKKEGSGFPFDPHFELALPGYAM; this comes from the exons ATGC ACCAAGAATCCTGCCGCATCCCAGCTCAGCAGGTggccctggggtccctgctgctgGGGATGAACACGTCCAGG AGCTCCGATAGCGCCGTGCTGGGACAGAGCATCTGGAGGCTCACAAGTTCCGTGGTCTGTAGGAGCCCCTGTGAGGAGGGCTCAGGGAGGAATTTGCCATTTTcagtggaaaagcagtggaggttgcCAGTTATGATGACTTTGCATCTTGGGTCTGCATTTGCTGCTCCTTTCTTCCTGGTACCCCACCACCTGCTTAAGAAAGAaggat CTGGATTTCCCTTTGACCCACATTTTGAACTGGCACTGCCCGGCTATGCCATGTGA